From the genome of Nanoarchaeota archaeon, one region includes:
- a CDS encoding 50S ribosomal protein L30e: protein MTLEKEIKKAVETKKVLIGAETTMKALKAGGLSSVVIASNCPENIKSDIEHYGKLSEIAIKPFKGNSADLGALCVKPFKIAVIGILKPVASKASN from the coding sequence ATGACGCTTGAAAAAGAAATAAAAAAAGCAGTTGAAACAAAAAAAGTGCTAATCGGCGCGGAAACAACAATGAAGGCGCTTAAGGCCGGTGGGCTTAGCTCGGTTGTAATCGCTTCAAACTGCCCGGAAAACATAAAATCAGACATAGAACACTATGGAAAGCTTTCAGAAATCGCAATAAAACCATTCAAAGGCAACAGCGCGGATTTAGGCGCGCTTTGTGTAAAACCTTTCAAAATCGCTGTAATTGGAATTTTGAAGCCCGTGGCTTCAAAAGCTTCGAACTAA
- a CDS encoding NusA-like transcription termination signal-binding factor: MKITISHEDIQTMALFEKMAKTVVVDYYKNTEDGDELIFVVKCRSLSDVVGPQGKRIKEIQSRFGRDIKVFKYSSEIKEFAENVLPVPLKSFEISEKGGKKTVKISVEQKDKSLAIGRGGKTIKNAATLLKRIFGIEDLKLL, encoded by the coding sequence ATGAAAATAACCATTTCCCATGAAGACATCCAGACAATGGCGCTTTTTGAAAAAATGGCGAAAACAGTTGTGGTTGATTATTATAAGAATACTGAAGACGGCGACGAGCTGATATTTGTCGTCAAATGCAGGAGTTTAAGCGATGTTGTGGGCCCGCAAGGAAAGCGCATAAAAGAGATACAATCCCGTTTCGGACGCGATATAAAGGTTTTTAAATATTCCTCCGAAATAAAAGAGTTCGCGGAAAACGTGCTTCCAGTCCCTCTCAAATCATTTGAAATCTCTGAGAAAGGTGGGAAAAAAACAGTTAAAATCTCGGTTGAGCAGAAAGACAAATCGCTTGCAATCGGCCGCGGAGGAAAAACAATAAAGAACGCGGCAACGCTTCTGAAACGTATTTTCGGAATTGAGGATTTAAAATTATTATGA
- a CDS encoding divalent-cation tolerance protein CutA yields MAFIAVYIANPDKKTAKMVAAHLLENGLAACVNIFPAESSYRWKGKIECAKEFAALAKTTQENFEKIKQEIKKIHPYECPEVMKIVAEANEEYENWVKKECMSQS; encoded by the coding sequence ATGGCATTTATTGCAGTTTACATCGCAAATCCCGACAAAAAGACCGCGAAAATGGTTGCGGCGCATTTGCTTGAAAACGGGCTGGCAGCGTGCGTGAATATTTTTCCGGCCGAGAGTTCATATCGATGGAAAGGGAAAATCGAATGCGCAAAAGAGTTCGCCGCGCTTGCAAAAACAACGCAGGAAAATTTTGAAAAAATAAAGCAGGAAATCAAAAAAATTCATCCTTATGAGTGCCCTGAAGTCATGAAAATCGTGGCTGAAGCAAACGAAGAATATGAAAATTGGGTAAAAAAAGAATGTATGAGTCAAAGCTGA
- a CDS encoding DNA-directed RNA polymerase subunit A' has protein sequence MATVKELQFKLISPAMVKKLAVMNVNISDVYDADAYPVEGGVMDPKLGVIDPGMRCRTCGGKLGECTGHFGYIELSRPVINVLYLKQIKMILAYTCHECGGLLVEKEKLKNIKTIDNLKLFKAAGKCQKCGKTVEKIRLDKPSTFFRGKHALTPVEIREQFEKIKDGDLTAMKFLGGRPEWLILTLLLVPPITTRPSITLETGDRSEDDLTHKIVDIIRINKRLADNLEIGAPDFILEDLWELLQYHVSTFFNNELAGVPPARHRSGRALKTLSQRLKTKDGRFRHNLTGKRVNFSARTVVSPDPNISLNEVGVPQTIAKELTIPIKVTKHNLEYMRNLVKNGPQVHPGANYVIRPEGMRKKILRDNSATVAEELVPGCIVERHMIDGDVVLFNRQPSLHRMSVMAHHVRVMSGKTFRINLTVCKPYNADFDGDEMNLHFPQTAEARAEAEELMLVEKNMRSPRFGGPMLGGDQEYISGAYLLTKKETVFSKKDIAQILANASALENETAQDLLAKDKKEYSGKELFSMVLPKGLNVRYKNSVGCEECNGACKFNGEVVIENGILKHGTIDNKGIASFKGNVLDAVDAQFGHAAARLFLDQVTRVISEILMRRGFSISVADINLPAKTVRDINAVIDRQFVAIEGHIEQYRKGKMECFPGRTAEQTLEDLVMEEVWKITSETQKLVRDTAEPTDALIMAKTGARGNIQNLAYMAGLIGQEMIGGKRIFRGYKNRTLSHFQRDNLGPEAHGFVRSSFIKGLSPTEFFFEVMKGREGLMDVALKTKVSGYMQRRLINALQDLKVNSDWTVKDSEGTIIQFVPGEDGIDPSKSDYGTLDRKLKTE, from the coding sequence ATGGCTACTGTAAAAGAACTTCAATTCAAACTCATATCACCGGCAATGGTGAAAAAGCTCGCAGTAATGAATGTCAATATTTCAGACGTCTACGACGCAGATGCGTATCCTGTGGAAGGTGGCGTAATGGATCCGAAACTTGGCGTAATAGATCCTGGAATGCGATGCAGGACCTGCGGCGGAAAGCTTGGCGAATGCACCGGACACTTCGGATATATTGAGCTTTCAAGGCCAGTCATTAATGTTCTTTACCTAAAGCAGATAAAAATGATTCTCGCATATACTTGCCATGAATGCGGCGGGCTTCTTGTAGAAAAAGAAAAGCTAAAAAACATCAAAACAATAGATAACCTAAAACTTTTCAAGGCCGCAGGAAAATGCCAAAAATGCGGCAAGACAGTTGAAAAAATAAGGCTTGACAAACCATCAACATTCTTCCGTGGAAAGCATGCCCTGACACCGGTTGAAATCCGCGAGCAATTCGAAAAAATAAAAGACGGCGACCTCACTGCAATGAAATTCCTTGGCGGCAGGCCGGAATGGCTTATACTCACTCTTCTTTTAGTGCCTCCAATAACAACAAGGCCTTCAATAACTCTTGAAACAGGAGACCGAAGCGAAGACGACCTCACACATAAAATCGTCGACATCATCAGGATAAACAAACGCCTAGCAGATAACTTAGAGATAGGCGCACCAGATTTCATTCTCGAAGACCTCTGGGAACTTTTGCAATATCATGTTTCGACATTTTTCAACAACGAACTCGCCGGAGTTCCACCAGCAAGACATAGATCCGGCAGGGCTCTTAAAACACTATCACAGAGACTTAAGACAAAAGATGGCAGATTCAGGCACAACCTCACTGGAAAGAGAGTAAATTTCTCTGCACGTACGGTAGTCTCCCCTGACCCGAACATAAGCTTAAACGAAGTCGGAGTGCCACAAACCATTGCAAAGGAGCTTACAATCCCGATCAAAGTCACAAAACATAATCTTGAATATATGCGCAACCTTGTAAAAAACGGCCCTCAGGTTCACCCGGGAGCAAATTATGTGATACGGCCGGAAGGAATGCGAAAGAAAATACTTCGGGACAACAGCGCGACAGTTGCAGAAGAGCTTGTACCCGGATGCATTGTTGAGCGGCATATGATAGACGGCGATGTGGTTCTTTTCAACAGGCAGCCGTCGCTTCACAGGATGTCTGTTATGGCGCACCATGTCCGGGTTATGTCAGGAAAGACTTTCAGGATTAACCTAACAGTCTGCAAGCCATATAACGCGGACTTTGACGGAGACGAAATGAACCTTCATTTCCCGCAGACTGCAGAAGCAAGAGCAGAAGCCGAAGAATTGATGCTTGTCGAAAAAAACATGCGCTCCCCAAGATTCGGCGGACCTATGCTTGGCGGAGACCAGGAATATATTTCAGGAGCATACCTACTCACAAAAAAGGAGACTGTTTTCAGCAAAAAAGACATCGCTCAGATACTTGCAAATGCAAGTGCCCTTGAAAATGAAACTGCACAAGACCTGCTTGCAAAAGACAAAAAAGAATACAGTGGAAAAGAATTATTTTCGATGGTTCTGCCAAAAGGCCTTAATGTAAGATATAAAAACTCTGTAGGCTGCGAAGAATGCAACGGCGCATGCAAATTCAATGGCGAAGTTGTTATTGAAAACGGAATTCTAAAACACGGAACAATCGACAACAAAGGCATCGCTTCTTTCAAGGGAAATGTGCTTGACGCCGTAGACGCGCAATTCGGACACGCCGCAGCAAGATTATTTTTAGATCAGGTCACGCGCGTGATTTCAGAAATACTTATGAGAAGAGGCTTCAGCATATCTGTTGCGGACATAAACCTTCCGGCAAAAACAGTGCGCGACATAAACGCCGTCATTGACAGGCAGTTTGTAGCGATTGAAGGCCATATTGAGCAATACCGGAAAGGCAAGATGGAGTGCTTTCCCGGAAGAACCGCAGAGCAGACTCTTGAAGACCTTGTAATGGAGGAGGTCTGGAAGATAACAAGTGAAACCCAAAAACTCGTCCGCGATACTGCAGAGCCGACAGACGCGCTCATAATGGCAAAAACAGGAGCAAGAGGAAACATCCAGAATCTCGCATATATGGCGGGCTTAATCGGCCAGGAAATGATCGGCGGAAAAAGAATTTTCAGAGGATATAAGAACAGGACCCTTTCACATTTTCAGCGCGACAATCTCGGCCCTGAAGCCCATGGATTTGTAAGGTCATCATTCATAAAGGGCCTTTCGCCAACCGAATTCTTCTTTGAAGTCATGAAAGGAAGAGAAGGATTGATGGATGTCGCGCTCAAGACAAAAGTCTCGGGCTACATGCAGAGAAGGCTGATTAACGCGCTTCAGGACCTGAAAGTGAACAGCGACTGGACTGTCAAAGATTCCGAAGGAACTATCATACAGTTCGTTCCTGGCGAAGATGGCATAGATCCGTCAAAGAGCGATTATGGCACGCTTGATAGAAAGCTGAAAACTGAATGA
- a CDS encoding 30S ribosomal protein S12 produces the protein MPRGLFSGRDLKKKRTDKQWHDWYYKNKKLHLKEKSDPLEGYHQARGIVLDKRQLEAKQPHSGMLKCVRVQLIKNGKQITAFCPLSGAINNVQEHDEVLIEHIGGSNAGPMGSLPSVKWKVIQVNGISLIELTKGRKKRSVK, from the coding sequence ATGCCAAGAGGATTATTTTCAGGCAGAGATTTAAAAAAGAAAAGAACGGATAAACAGTGGCACGACTGGTATTACAAGAACAAGAAACTCCACCTAAAAGAAAAGAGTGACCCTCTTGAAGGATATCATCAGGCGCGCGGCATAGTTCTTGATAAGCGTCAGCTCGAAGCAAAGCAGCCCCACTCGGGAATGCTTAAATGCGTCAGAGTCCAGCTAATCAAGAACGGCAAGCAAATTACTGCTTTCTGCCCTCTTTCGGGAGCAATTAATAATGTTCAGGAACATGATGAAGTCCTAATAGAACACATTGGCGGCTCAAACGCAGGGCCTATGGGTTCGCTTCCTTCGGTAAAGTGGAAAGTAATACAAGTAAACGGAATTTCGCTTATAGAGCTTACAAAGGGAAGAAAGAAGAGATCCGTTAAGTAA
- the rpoB gene encoding DNA-directed RNA polymerase subunit B translates to MFMSDIYLNGQHVGETKDGKELVKSLIAKRRQGVLPTIMNACYYEEKDEAQINTDGGRTRRPLIIVENGASKLTEALITQLKEGKITWQNLIEKGIVEYIDAEEEEMAYVTFYSKDLTKKHTHIEIDPMMIVGVGASLLVFPEKNRGDRSNYGSRMVTQAVGMYLHNHMLRDDTTAQTMVYPQEPLVQSETIHAAGVDIHPAGQNLIIAVMPFYGYNIEDAIVINKASIERGLGRSYSFRTYVTEANRYWGGQEDEIGFPETSVRGYKSEKEYNKLDPDGIVSPETNVEGSDVVVGKTSPLRFLGVAKETRLGIKNRRDNSLVVNAAEGGVVDKVIMTESKEGNRLIKVTVRELKIPEIGDKFASRHGQKGVLGIIVPEEDMPFTADGITPDIIFNAHAIPSRMTIGHLLEIIGGKAGALAGEKINGTAFKGDEDYITKLLKATGMRDDGKETLYNGITGEKIEVQILTGIIYYQRLYHLVSQKMHARSKGPVALLTKQPTEGRSKEGGLRFGEMEKDTLVAHGAAITLKERFSSDRSTIPFCETCGITAVIDKIKNKTFCPLCKGSKIKNVEMSYAFKLLLDEMKSMMIYPQIVMEDEE, encoded by the coding sequence ATATTTATGAGCGACATATATCTTAACGGCCAACATGTTGGAGAAACAAAAGACGGAAAAGAGCTTGTCAAGTCATTAATTGCAAAGAGGCGGCAAGGCGTACTTCCGACTATAATGAATGCCTGCTACTACGAAGAAAAGGATGAAGCCCAGATAAACACTGACGGCGGCAGGACAAGAAGGCCTTTAATCATTGTTGAAAACGGAGCTTCAAAGCTAACTGAAGCCTTGATAACACAACTCAAGGAAGGAAAAATCACATGGCAAAACCTGATTGAAAAAGGAATTGTAGAATACATAGATGCTGAAGAAGAAGAAATGGCATATGTCACGTTTTATAGTAAAGATCTTACAAAAAAACATACACATATTGAAATAGATCCTATGATGATTGTGGGCGTCGGCGCTTCACTTCTTGTTTTCCCTGAAAAGAACAGAGGAGACAGATCAAACTACGGCTCAAGAATGGTCACGCAGGCAGTTGGAATGTATCTTCACAACCACATGCTTCGTGATGACACAACCGCGCAAACAATGGTCTATCCCCAGGAACCGCTGGTACAATCAGAAACAATACATGCGGCAGGCGTTGATATTCACCCGGCAGGCCAGAACCTGATAATTGCGGTCATGCCGTTCTACGGATACAACATAGAAGATGCAATAGTCATAAACAAAGCATCAATCGAACGCGGCCTTGGCAGATCTTATTCTTTCAGAACATACGTTACAGAAGCCAATCGATATTGGGGTGGACAGGAAGATGAAATAGGATTCCCGGAAACCAGTGTGCGAGGCTACAAATCAGAAAAAGAATATAACAAACTAGATCCTGATGGAATTGTTTCACCCGAAACAAATGTTGAAGGAAGTGATGTTGTAGTCGGAAAGACATCACCGCTAAGATTCCTGGGGGTGGCAAAGGAAACAAGGCTTGGGATAAAAAACAGGAGAGACAATTCACTTGTTGTAAATGCTGCAGAAGGCGGCGTTGTTGACAAAGTAATAATGACTGAATCCAAGGAAGGAAACCGCCTTATCAAAGTCACTGTAAGAGAGCTTAAAATTCCTGAAATCGGAGATAAATTCGCTTCAAGACACGGGCAAAAAGGCGTCCTTGGAATAATAGTTCCAGAAGAAGACATGCCATTTACAGCAGACGGAATAACTCCGGATATAATTTTCAACGCCCACGCAATACCTTCAAGAATGACAATAGGACATTTGCTTGAAATAATCGGCGGAAAGGCAGGCGCGCTAGCAGGTGAAAAAATCAACGGAACTGCATTCAAGGGTGATGAGGATTACATAACAAAACTTCTCAAAGCCACAGGAATGAGAGACGATGGAAAAGAAACGCTTTACAACGGAATAACCGGAGAAAAAATCGAAGTGCAGATACTTACAGGCATAATTTACTACCAAAGGCTTTACCACCTAGTATCACAGAAGATGCACGCGCGTTCCAAAGGCCCGGTTGCACTGCTCACAAAACAGCCGACTGAAGGGCGTTCAAAAGAAGGCGGCCTAAGATTCGGAGAGATGGAAAAAGACACGCTTGTCGCGCACGGAGCAGCAATAACGCTGAAAGAAAGATTCAGTTCAGACCGCTCGACAATACCGTTCTGCGAAACATGCGGAATAACAGCAGTTATCGACAAGATTAAGAATAAAACATTCTGCCCGCTCTGCAAAGGATCAAAAATTAAGAATGTTGAGATGTCTTACGCATTCAAGCTCCTCCTTGATGAAATGAAGAGCATGATGATTTACCCGCAGATTGTTATGGAGGACGAGGAGTGA
- a CDS encoding cysteine hydrolase, which produces MYLKKIKKYIEENKSKFSKIIFTQFINNGKNNFVKLMDWHEMSKPPQSDIVDELAQLATKENTVVKNSYSAFKNKGFRKILKDNKIEEIWIAGINTEQCVFTTAIEAFDLGYKPVIISGLCRSSANAEWHATAIKVMVDMIGEKQVV; this is translated from the coding sequence ATTTACCTGAAAAAAATCAAAAAATATATTGAAGAAAACAAAAGTAAGTTCAGCAAAATAATATTTACGCAATTCATAAACAACGGAAAAAACAATTTCGTAAAATTAATGGACTGGCACGAAATGTCAAAACCGCCGCAAAGCGACATCGTCGATGAGTTGGCGCAACTTGCAACAAAAGAAAACACAGTCGTAAAAAATAGCTATTCCGCTTTCAAAAACAAAGGATTCAGAAAAATTTTGAAAGATAATAAAATAGAAGAGATATGGATTGCGGGAATAAATACCGAACAGTGTGTTTTTACAACGGCAATCGAAGCATTTGACCTCGGCTATAAACCAGTCATAATTTCAGGCTTGTGCAGAAGCAGCGCAAATGCGGAATGGCACGCAACTGCAATTAAAGTCATGGTTGATATGATTGGTGAAAAACAGGTTGTATAA
- a CDS encoding DNA-directed RNA polymerase subunit A'', with protein MAEKNKKSGNNDFFPPKYADAIVGLPAKEQEAIKKKYESMKFEVGEAIGVVAAQSISEPATQTTLRSYHAEGRTQLVTTKGLPRLIEIFDARKMPKTPTMAVYLNEQSNTLEKAREIASKIRETKLKQLISEDSLDMIHMRVEINLDREQVNACETNVDEIVNTLKKNLRSINITSEQNTIYIELKKKEFDVRELQAIRIKTRTIYIKGIKGVSQVIIEKVKNDWVIRTLGSSLRRVLKLNGVDTVRTTSNNIFEIAEVLGIEAARNAIVKETIDTMREQGVDTDIRHLLLVADVMTNNASISAIGRYGLAGRKASVLSRANFEETVKHLTYAAVAGEIDPLESVIENIIVGNLAPIGTGIVKLAIRED; from the coding sequence ATGGCAGAAAAAAACAAAAAATCAGGCAATAACGATTTTTTCCCTCCAAAATACGCGGACGCAATAGTCGGGCTTCCGGCAAAAGAGCAGGAAGCGATAAAAAAGAAATATGAATCAATGAAATTCGAAGTCGGCGAAGCAATAGGAGTTGTGGCTGCGCAGTCTATATCAGAGCCGGCAACGCAGACAACGCTTCGTTCATACCACGCAGAAGGCAGAACGCAGCTGGTCACAACAAAAGGATTGCCAAGGCTTATTGAAATTTTTGACGCAAGAAAAATGCCAAAAACGCCGACAATGGCTGTTTACCTTAATGAGCAAAGCAATACTCTTGAAAAAGCAAGAGAAATCGCTTCAAAAATCCGTGAAACAAAACTCAAACAGCTTATTTCAGAGGATTCTCTTGACATGATACATATGCGCGTGGAAATAAATCTTGACCGGGAACAGGTCAATGCATGCGAAACAAATGTCGATGAAATCGTCAACACCCTTAAGAAAAACCTGCGCTCTATAAATATAACCTCGGAGCAGAACACAATATATATTGAGCTGAAAAAGAAAGAATTCGATGTGCGGGAGCTTCAGGCAATAAGGATAAAAACAAGAACAATATACATCAAGGGAATAAAAGGCGTAAGCCAGGTAATAATTGAAAAAGTCAAGAACGACTGGGTCATAAGGACGCTCGGCTCAAGCCTTCGAAGAGTGTTGAAGCTAAATGGCGTCGATACCGTAAGGACAACATCAAACAACATTTTCGAGATTGCTGAAGTGCTTGGAATAGAAGCAGCGCGAAACGCAATAGTCAAGGAAACAATAGACACGATGAGAGAACAGGGCGTCGACACAGACATAAGGCACCTGCTTCTCGTAGCTGACGTTATGACAAACAACGCGTCAATATCTGCAATTGGCAGATACGGCCTTGCAGGAAGAAAAGCATCAGTGCTTTCAAGGGCAAACTTCGAAGAGACAGTAAAGCATTTGACTTACGCCGCTGTCGCAGGCGAAATAGACCCGCTTGAAAGCGTTATTGAGAATATTATTGTCGGAAACCTCGCGCCAATCGGGACAGGAATTGTGAAATTAGCGATTAGAGAGGATTAA